The following proteins come from a genomic window of Miscanthus floridulus cultivar M001 chromosome 2, ASM1932011v1, whole genome shotgun sequence:
- the LOC136538942 gene encoding uncharacterized protein, translating to MGEETLVAMPLAPHHHQAPLDALPHHLAPTPPPGPIAADKGEEEGDHRRPADGVDGEPPARVPRSETPPGLAAVAGAGEDGDVYYARKMLQGVVLRPPQHLPQPEAPPGMARGHSTPAPHDYAAEEEQQQKKKRPVERSASANSAGTIVDDVVSIGRFFRDRRDVLSSAITRRISSLKESSSPPSEKAAAVDTYGVQEIHLPNVKVTVRLKDAIAAAAAAEDDDVVGYSFSGGHIKGRVSFFSRSGCRDCTAVRAFFRQSGLPYVEINLDVFPEREAELASRAGAAARVPQIFLNEKLLGGLVVLNSLRNSGEFERRVRDLAGRRCPDSAPRVPVYGFDVDEAAAGGGKGEEAAEDAMVGIVRVLRHRLPIQDRFVRVKLVKNCFSGTDMVDGIMNHLDCSRKKAVEIGKELARKHFIHHVFRENDFEDGTQNLYRFLEHDPAVPKYYNFRGSTNDGEPKPAAAAGQRMTRIMLAILEAYASDDRRHLDYSRITASEEFRRYANLVEELQRADMTKLPAEERLPFFLNLHNAMAIHSVIRVGQPGAVDRRPFFSDFQYVVGGHPYSLAAIRNGILRANRRQPYTLAKPFGSNDRRLELAQRRANPLVHFALCDATRSSPIVRFYTTQGVEPELRHAAREFFLHGGVEIDLESRTVHLTRIIKWYSADFGQDRDILRWLLNYLDPTKAGLLTHLLKDGGPINISYMNYDWSLNV from the exons ATGGGAGAAGAGACCCTCGTGGCCATGCCGCTCGCGCCCCACCACCACCAGGCCCCCCTCGACGCGCTCCCGCACCACCTCgcccccacgccgccgccggGACCAATTGCTGCGGAtaagggggaggaggaaggggATCATCGTCGTCCCGCAGACGGCGTCGACGGCGAGCCGCCGGCGCGAGTCCCGCGGTCCGAGACCCCGCCCGGGCTCGCCGCCGTCGCGGGCGCCGGCGAGGACGGGGACGTGTACTACGCGCGCAAGATGCTTCAGGGCGTGGTGCTGCGGCCGCCGCAGCACCTGCCGCAGCCAGAGGCGCCGCCGGGGATGGCCAGGGGGCACTCCACGCCGGCGCCGCACGACTACGCggcagaggaggagcagcagcagaagAAGAAGAGGCCGGTGGAGCGGTCGGCCTCCGCGAACTCTGCTGGTACGATCGTGGACGACGTGGTGTCCATCGGGCGGTTCTTCCGCGACCGCCGCGACGTGCTGTCCTCGGCCATAACCCGCCGCATCTCGTCGCTCAAGGAGTCCTCGTCGCCGCCCTCCGAGAAGGCGGCCGCGGTCGACACCTACGGTGTGCAGGAGATCCACCTGCCCAATGTCAAGGTCACGGTGCGCCTCAAGGAcgcgatcgccgccgccgccgccgccgaggacgacGACGTCGTCGGGTACTCCTTCTCGGGCGGCCACATCAAGGGCCGGGTGAGCTTCTTCTCCCGCTCGGGCTGCCGCGActgcaccgccgtgcgcgccttctTCCGGCAGTCCGGCCTGCCGTACGTGGAGATCAACCTGGACGTGTTCCCAGAGCGCGAGGCCGAGCTGGCCTCCCGCGCGGGCGCCGCGGCGCGCGTGCCCCAGATCTTCCTCAACGAGAAGCTCCTGGGCGGCCTCGTGGTGCTCAACTCCCTGCGCAACAGCGGTGAGTTCGAGCGCCGCGTGCGGGACCTCGCGGGCCGCCGGTGCCCCGACTCGGCGCCGCGGGTGCCCGTGTACGGGTTCGACGTCGACgaggccgccgccggcggcggcaagggggaggaggcggccgaggATGCCATGGTGGGCATCGTGAGGGTGCTCCGGCACCGGCTGCCGATCCAGGACCGGTTCGTCAGGGTGAAGCTCGTCAAGAATTGCTTCTCCGGAACCGACATGGTGGACGGCATCATGAACCACCTGGACTGCAGCAGGAAGAAG GCTGTGGAGATCGGCAAGGAGCTCGCAAGAAAGCACTTCATCCACCATGTCTTCAG GGAGAACGACTTCGAAGACGGGACCCAGAACCTGTACCGCTTCTTGGAGCACGACCCCGCTGTCCCCAAGTACTACAACTTCCGGGGCTCCACCAACGACGGCGAGCCCAAGCCTGCCGCGGCTGCCGGTCAGAGGATGACCAGGATCATGCTCGCCATCCTGGAGGCCTACGCCTCCGATGACCGCCGCCACCTCGACTACAGCCGCATCACTGCCAGCGAGGAGTTCAGAAG GTACGCGAACCTGGTTGAGGAACTGCAGCGGGCGGACATGACCAAGCTCCCCGCGGAGGAGCGGCTGCCGTTCTTCCTGAACCTGCACAACGCCATGGCCATCCACTCCGTGATCCGAGTCGGCCAGCCGGGCGCCGTTGACCGCCGGCCCTTCTTCTCGGACTTCCAGTACGTCGTGGGAGGGCACCCCTACTCCCTCGCGGCGATCAGGAACGGTATCCTCAGGGCTAACCGGCGGCAGCCTTACACGCTGGCCAAGCCGTTCGGCTCCAATGACAGGAGGCTCGAG CTGGCACAGCGGCGCGCAAACCCGCTGGTGCACTTCGCGCTGTGCGACGCGACGCGGTCGAGCCCGATCGTGCGGTTCTACACGACACAGGGCGTGGAGCCGGAGCTCCGGCACGCGGCGAGGGAGTTCTTTCTCCACGGCGGCGTGGAGATCGACTTGGAAAGCCGGACCGTGCACCTCACCAGGATCATCAAATG GTACAGCGCTGATTTTGGGCAGGACAGGGACATCCTCCGGTGGCTCCTCAACTACCTGGACCCGACCAAAGCCGGGCTCCTGACGCATCTCCTGAAGGACGGCGGCCCGATCAACATCTCCTACATGAACTACGACTGGTCTCTGAACGTCTGA